AGATCTCTACCTAACTGTTGCTCTCATGTCCTCATCAATCACCCAATCTTCTTACCTTCAGTTCCAAGAATCCATGAAAAAATAATCCAGGCAATCATTTAAGATCTCAATTCTCATCTTAAGTtgttaattccttcaattcctatCCAAAATAGAATCCCACATTCATCCCTCAAACCCTAAACCTCAGAGACTTCACTAACACAAAAAACACCCATTATTATTCCTTAATAAATAGAGCTGCAAGAACAACTGATCCAGAATCTCATACACAACTCAAGAAACAATACATGATGATGAGACCCAAAACCCAATATCAACTCAACCTAAAGCTTCTCATCTTTGGCATCTTCCttgctttccttcttctcttcatacTAAGAACAAACTTCTCATCCAAACCATCACAGCAACAATCAAGCCAATCCACAGCTTGCCCATCTCATTCTACACCAAGTACCTGCAACAAAATCCCACCTTCCCTAATCCAACCTCTCCTCCACTACTCAACATCAAACATAACTCCACAGCAAACACTCAAAGAGATCTCAGTTACATCTCGAGTACTTGAAAGGAAATCCCCATGCAACTTCCTTGTGTTTGGTCTTGGCCATGACAGCCTCATGTGGACTTCATTGAATCATGGTGGAAGAACAATTTTCCTCGAAGAAGATAAATCATGGATCGAGCAAATCAAACAACAATTCCCGATGTTAGAATCATACCATGTTGTCTATGATAGCCGCGTGCGATATGCAGATGATCTCATGCAGATTGGTAAGGTAGATCAAGAGTGTAAGGTGGTGGGTGATGCTAGGCATTCTCAATGTCAACTTGCACTTAAGGGGGTGTTACCACCTGAGGTATATGAGATAGAATGGGATGTGATAATGGTGGATGCGCCGACCGGTTTTTTCGAAGATGCTCCGGGGAGGATGAGTGCCATTTATACTGCTGGATTGATGGCAAGGAATAGGGAGATTGGAGAAACTGATGTGTTTGTTCATGATGTGAATAGGGTGGTGGAAGATCAATTTTCTAGGGCTTTTCTATGTGAAGGGTACATGAGGGAACAAGAAGGTAGGCTAAGACACTTCACAATACCAAGTCATAGAGCTAATGTGGGTAGGCCCTTTTGTCCTGAAAATTAATTAGAGAATAATCTTAATTTTGTTgattgaggttttttttt
The nucleotide sequence above comes from Telopea speciosissima isolate NSW1024214 ecotype Mountain lineage chromosome 3, Tspe_v1, whole genome shotgun sequence. Encoded proteins:
- the LOC122656504 gene encoding glucuronoxylan 4-O-methyltransferase 1-like; protein product: MMMRPKTQYQLNLKLLIFGIFLAFLLLFILRTNFSSKPSQQQSSQSTACPSHSTPSTCNKIPPSLIQPLLHYSTSNITPQQTLKEISVTSRVLERKSPCNFLVFGLGHDSLMWTSLNHGGRTIFLEEDKSWIEQIKQQFPMLESYHVVYDSRVRYADDLMQIGKVDQECKVVGDARHSQCQLALKGVLPPEVYEIEWDVIMVDAPTGFFEDAPGRMSAIYTAGLMARNREIGETDVFVHDVNRVVEDQFSRAFLCEGYMREQEGRLRHFTIPSHRANVGRPFCPEN